ATCATAAATCAGCTATTAAGCGCATCCGGCAGACAGAAACCCGCACCGAGCGTAATCGCGCACGGCGCAGTCGCATCCGCACTTTCGTAAAGAAAGTCGAAATCGCGATTGGAGAGGGTGATCAGTCTAAAGCAAACGACGCGCTACGTTTGGCTCAGTCAGAGCTCGGTCGCGGTGTTGTTAAAGGCGTAGTTAAAGCCAACACAGCATCACGTAAGATTTCACGATTGAATTCACGCGTAAAGGCACTGTCTGCTTAAGACAGTCTCTTAACAACGAGAATCAAGCCGTATCCGAGATATCGGGCGCGGCTTTTTTTTCGCGTAAAATCGGAGATTTTTGGCCGATTCAAATTATTTCAATTTTCCATATATTTTAATAGTTCCTGATTTTTATCAGTCGGCTCACTATATATTGTAGG
This region of Sneathiella aquimaris genomic DNA includes:
- the rpsT gene encoding 30S ribosomal protein S20: MAHHKSAIKRIRQTETRTERNRARRSRIRTFVKKVEIAIGEGDQSKANDALRLAQSELGRGVVKGVVKANTASRKISRLNSRVKALSA